The DNA sequence CGAAAATTTCCCAGAGATTTATCTCGACCCCTTCAAGCGATTTACATGAAAATACTTCATGAGGACCGAAAATTTCACCTTTCGTATACATTGCATCAGCATCTAACCAAAATCTTTCTATATATTCTTCAAGAGGATCGACGACAAGATATTCTCTTACCCCACATCTTTCATAAAGTTGTTTCTTTTCTCTCAAATCTTTCAAAGCCGTGAAAGGCGAGAGTATCTCAATCACAAAGTCGGGCGCTCCTTGAATATTTTTATCGGTAATCTTATTTTTATCACATACAACGAAAACATCTGGCTGGGCAATATCATATTCGGTAAGAATTACATCAACAGGGGCTATAAAAGGTCTGCATGGTTTGTTTGTTAGTTGTTGCTCTAAACGACTAAAGAATTTGCCTGCTATAACCTGATGTTTTACTGTTGGAGCTGGTGTCATATTATAGGCCACACCGTCAATTATCTCCCACCGTTCATCATCAGGCCAGCTAAGGTAATCATTCCATGTATATTTTCTGGCTGATTTTTTTATTAAAGGATATACCATTTCTTCTTTCTTGAAATGGGAAACAAAAAGGAATTTGCAACTATTTAAATATACGAAAATTAATTTTTTACTTAATACCTATTTCTCATTTCTTTGAAAAATGATAAAAAAGCATAAAAGCGATTACACTGAGCTATATGCAATTATTCAAGCATCCACTTTTTTCTATAATAAACAAAAATTAAGATAAAGTTCATAAAAGTTTTTTAAATTCTTCAATACCAAAACCTGCATCCTTTACGATACCAGCCATGGTAAAAGCATCAATCGGATTTGCCCTTGGAATAGTAATGATACGGTTTCCATCTGTCATTACAATGTGCTTCCCTTGCCGTGTTATCCAAAAGCTTGCTTTCTCCAGGGCTTTCACTGCCCGATGGTGATTTTGCCTGGTAGTTTAGGCATAAACTATTTCACTTCTACATAACGGGATTCTTTGTCTTTACTCAATTCATCAACGGTTTGCAGATATGCCTGTATAGCATCTTTTATATTCTCTAAAGCCTCCTCTTCTGTTTTACCCTGCGACCAGCAACCTGGCATACCAGGAACCCAGACGGCATAACCTTCTTCTGTTTTTTTAATATTAACTTTGTATTTCATCTGATAACTTTATTCCCTCTATAATGACCTTAATTCAAACTTTTCAAAATTTGGATTTTTTATCCATTCTTTCCATATCTGATTATCTCATATTATGGTGTTTATTGCTGTTGCTGGCGAGCGATAAATTGGATTTCCATTATTGATACACTGAAGTTGCTTAATTCCTATAGTTCTTCAATAAATTTTCGTGGTGTTAATATCTTAAAACTATAAGGTAAATTCTTCAGACTAAGAAGATCTCTGTCGCCTGTTATCAGAATATTCGCATTTGCTTCTATACAGCATTCAAGCAGTACATTATCTTCGATGTCTCTGCATACAAATATCTTTTTTCCCAGTTGAACAATCTTTGCCTTTGCCACAAAAGCCGCTATACCTGAGATTAATACTTCTAGCTGAATACGATCAATCTTTCCTTCAGACTCAAGTGTTAGTGAACATCACGACATTCATTTAAGAGTTCGGGAGACACATATATATCTGCTTCTGTGAATGCTTTCTTAACAGCTTTTCCTGGAATTCCACCGAAGACGAATGCAGAAATAAGTACATTTGTATCAATAACTACTTTATTTCTTTTCTTCGTAGGCTTTTCTCCTTACTCGTTTAACAGCACTATCTATATCTTTCATTGTTAGTTTTGTCTTTTTAAAGGCCTCTCTGGCAATCTTAAGGGTTGCATCAAGCCTTTCTTCAGGGGAAAGCACTGAAAGAATATAATCTTTGGGGTTGATTATTTTTGCTCTCTTAATTGCTGTATCAGTTTTCATGTTAAACGATTCAATTTTTGCCTTACAAAAAGGAGAAATTCTCTTAAACCCTCATCTGGAATTTCATTTATATTACTCTCGATAACTTTTTCTTCCTCCCCATCATGAAAATGTTTTGGAAATGTTCTTGTATACTGCCATTTTTTATGAGGGGCATTATCATGTCGATATATCGATCCGTCTATATGTTTCCTTTCCCAATGGTAACTATACCGTCCACTGATTTTTAAGGAATACCATACATCGATAAAACTACTATCTTTAAGGACAATTCTACATTGATTAACATCTGTAATTATCATATCTTCAACAATATCACTAAATTCAATTTCTGCTATTTCTTTGAGCTTTCCGATATTAACTATCATCAAAGAGTCCTCAAGGCTTTCTCAAGCTCATCTTTTTTGAACTCAAGATGATCAAACCTTTGGAGATCCTGCCAGGTGTCTTTCTCTTCAACCTCACCTTTTCTGTACAACTCCTCAAACTCTTTAACAGAGGAAACGCCATATTTTGTTTGTATCTTAAATATCTCAGTTTTTATTTCCCTCAATTTCCTTTCCAGGAAAACCTTTAGACTTTCCCTTATCATCTCGTCCTTTGAAAGGTTGAGCTTCTCAGCTAAAGCATCTAATTCTTTCATTTCTAATTGCATGCCTTATCCTCCTGATATAAACCTGGTAGATACACTTTGCTTTATTATAAGTTTCCCTGAATCATTTGTCTATTTTATCTTATCAAAACAAAGACTCTAAACACTCTAACAAAAGGTGTTGCGTATAATTCACTGGTTATTTTGTCTTTCTCAAAAAGGTATACATCTCTTAATTGATATTGTCTTCAAATTCACGCTCTATGCTAAGAGACCATCTGAAAAGGTTAGAGTAAAGGGAAATATGTCGCTCCGCTGGAGCTAAAAATATATATGAGATATCGTTTCTATTTTAATATCTCCTTTTTGTTGAAAAAGGGTCTTTATTCAGTTATAGTTAGTATCGATCTGATATTATAGTTAATCTTTTAAATACTTTCTTTAGGATTCTCTAATCCAAAATGAAATATCAAGAAATAATAACGATTGCGATTGAACCTGGTAAACGCTGTGGTAAGCCTTGTATTCGTGGTATGCGCATTACAGTATATGATATATTATCGTATTTGGCTGCTGGCATGACTACAGGGGAAATTCTAAAGATCTCCCCTACCTGACAAAAGAAGACATCCAGGCGTGTCTGAGCTATGCTGCAGACCGTGAGCATCAGCTACTGATAGCGCAATCATGAAACTTCTCTTCGATCAGAATTTATCACCAAGATTGGTTGATGGGCTCGCAGATATATTCCCTGATTCAACACATGTTTCCTTAAAGGGACTTGATCGTGCTACAGATGATGAGGTCTGGAAATGGGCGCTTGAACACGGGTTTACCATTGTGACTAGAGATGCTGATTTCAACGAATTCAGTACATTGCGAGGTTTCCCTCCCAAGATAATCCGGATTAGAGTAAGTAATTGTACTACTAGCCAAATCGAGAAATTGATACAAGCACATTACGAAACTATACAACAGATGCAAAAAACCCAACAGCATTCTTTGCGCTATCTTCCAATAGCCTGCTTTTTCCAAGACTTTCACTGCCCGATAGTAAAATCTTTCAATACCCCTATCAATCAGGCAATTTTACTGTATATTATATTCAATACAAATTTTCTCATATTCCTATACAATATCCCCTGTTGACATATCATAAACCCACTGAATATCCGTTAGGTTGTACTCAAAGAGTTCTTCTTTCTTAAAAAAGATACCGATTTCTTTTTCGGCAGAAGCAGGAGAGTCGGAGCCGTGGATCAGGTTGAAACGGTTACTGATGGCATAATCGCCACGGATCGTGCCGGGTTCGGCCTTAGAGCCAAAGGTGGCTCCCATCATCTTTCGGACGATTTCTATGGCATTCTTGCCTTTAAGCGCCATAACTACTACCGGGGCAGAAGTAGTGTATCTAATCAAAGGTTCGAAGAAATCCTTACCTTCATGTGGGGCGTAGTGTTGTCTCGCTAAGGATTCCGGAATCTGCATCATTTTCATCCCTAGTATTTGAAATCCCTTCTCTTCAAATCGAGCAATGATCTTTCCTAACAAGCGACGTTGAACAGCATCTGGTTTCAATATAATTAAGGTCTTTTCCATAAGAAATTTATTCCTCTATTAAAAAATTAACCGTAGAAAACTTTATAAAAGAGCAAGAGACAAGGGTCACGGTTGTAAGGATTTAATTAACCCTTTTAAACTCTCTCCATTACCTTGTCCCTTGCTACTTGCCCTTTACTTTTGACACCTTTTTTTAAGTTTCTTCACATAGACTTCCCTTACCTTGAGGAAAAAGTTTTGATAATCAACACTCTTGTAATCTGGAAATGTCCATGGAAAGGCCTCGTATCTTCCACCACGATAATTAAGAGTTACTTCGGCATATATTCCATCTCGCAAATAAATACGGTGGGAAAAATCTTTCGTAGAGGCCAGAATGAGTCTGCTTTCATTAAGGTAACCAGGATCAATATTGATGGGTCGTTGTACAGGGTATTTCTTTGATGAAGCAATGGTTTCTTCCAACGTATTGGTCTGTACTTTAATGAGTGCTATCTCGTCTGGCATAATCAGTTTTTTAAAACTATAGAACTGCCTTTGAATGCCTTTACCCATTTCCTCGTTATAATACTCAGTAAAGGTAAAAGGTAGGATATCACTTCGAATGTCTATAGGGCAGAAATATTCTTCCAGTATCTTGTCTATTTGAAATAAAAGCTCAGGAATGCTTGTTAGTATACCAATAATTAAATTTGCAGGTTTTGGTAAAGAGATTTGCCCCATAGAAGTTAGCCACGAATTAACACGAATGGACACGAATGAAAAAATAAATTAACCACGGATTAACACGAATAAACACTGATAAAAACATTTAAAGAGTACTTTAATCTGAACATACCAAGAGATACAAATTTCTTAGTTGTACTATTAATATCTTCAGTCTCTTTTGTTAGAGAAAATTCAGAGATGTATTGATATGAGATAGCGTTTCACCCCTTGCGGGTTCAATTTTGTAAATTGAACCTATAGAGTTTGTACGCTCGATAGCTTATATCGTCCTCATGGTCTAAACACCATGGAAATATTTCAAATTGTGGGTTCAGGTTACAAACCTGAACCTGCCCAGGAATGAGACAGTATTTCACTATTATGTTCGACAGGAAAACAAAGATGCTGAAGACCTCATGTAAGCCGATTTTCATTCGTGTTAATTCGTGGCTAATTTTAAGGTTTTGATAACATTTCAAATAGAGATTTTACTCTTACTCTAACTTCTTCTGGAGATACCAAGAATGTTTCGCCACTTTTCCTTAATTTTATTTCAAGTTCTTTGGTTTCTGTAAATTTCTTACCGATGACAATTTTTATTGGAATACCAATCAAATCGGCATCCTTAAACTTCACTCCCGGTCTCTGATCTCTATCATCCAGCAATACTTCAATGTCTGCATTATTCGTAAGATCATCATAAATTTGATTTGCCATCTGCATACTGGGGGTATCGTTGACATTAACAGGAATGATAATAACCTTGTACGGAGCCAATGATAGTGGCCATATAATCCCATTTTCATCATGTGATATTTCAATAAGGCCTGCAATAATACGGTTAACTCCAATCCCATAACACCCCATAATCATAGATTTTTCTTTACCAGTGGCATCCAGGAATTTAGCTTTAAGCGCATCGCTATATTTTGTTCCTAACTTAAAGACATGTCCAATTTCAATACCTTGTGAGATATCGATTTCATGATAACATTTTGGGCATCTGTCACCCTTGGCTACATACCGAACATCAGCAATTTGGTCAATAACAAAATCCCTTTCCGGGTTTACATTAAATAAATGCATATCTGGTTTATTAGCCCCTGTAACAAAATTACAAAGCACAGATGCTGCCTGATCGGCAATGATTTTTACTGGCAATCCCACAGGACCTGCAAATCCCACCGGTGCACCCGTAATATGTTCAATAGTGTTATGGTCTGCAAGCGCAAGGGTTTCTTGCCCTAAAACCTTAGTTAATTTAGTTTCGTTAACCTCGTGATCACCCCGCAAGAGAATGGCAATGGGTTGTCCATTCGAAATATAGATCATTGTTTTCACCATTCGGTTCTGCTTCACCTGTAAGAAATCACTAACCTCCTGGATAGTCCGTTTATTAGGGGTTGGGACTTCTTTCAGTAGTTGAGGAGTCATGTGATTTTCCGGGGGGATAGGTGCAGCTTCAGCGCGTTCACGGTTGGCGCTGTATCCACATTGTAAGCACCTGATGAGAACGTCCTCACCTACATGACTTGGAACCATAAACTCATGGGAGACGTCCCCTCCCATAGCACCAGAATCTGCCTCAACTACAATATAATCCAGGCCACACCTGTCAAATATACGGCAGTACGCATCGTACATGGATTTGTAACTCTTATTGAGTCCTTCATAATCCACATCAAAACTATAGGCGTCCTTCATAATAAATTCCTTGCTTCGCAGAACTCCAAACCGCGGTCTTGTTTCATCACGAAACTTGGTTTGAATCTGATACAAGGTGATCGGGAGTTGTCTATATGAACTAATCTCATTCCTTACAATATCCGTAATAATTTCCTCATGGGTAGGGCCTAATGCAGTTACTTTGCCGTGCCGGTCTTCAAAGGTAATCAAATCATCGCCAAATATGCTTAAGCGCCCGCTCTCTTCCAGAAGATCTAACGGTTGAAGTGCAGGAAGAAACACCTCGACAGCCCCTGCACGATTCATTTCTTCCCTCACGATATTAATAACTTTGTTCAAAACCAGTATTCCCACTGGCAGATAAGCATAAGCCCCTGCCGTGATTCTTCTGATAAGACCCGCCCGGATCATGAGTTTATGACTATCAATTTCAGCCTCTGAAGGACTCTCCTTCAAAGTAGGAATTAGTGTTTGAGACCATTTCATGAATTATTTATTCCTTAAAAGAATTACTATAATATCCTCTTTATTATAAGGTTAACCGTGTAAGCACTAGATTATAGTTTTTTATTTTTCTCTTTCAAGAATTAAAATGATTGATCCGGAAATAGCTCCTTAGGAATTTCTTGCTTTCTTCATCTATTTGATGGTATCATTTTACCCTTGGAGGTAAATTCCGGCTGTCTTGAATTAGGAGACAGAAATTTTCAATCAATACTATGGAAAAACTTTCCGTTACTATCATAACACTCAACGAAGAAGAAAATATCCGCGATGCCTTAGAAAGCGTTACATGGGCTGATGAGATCATTATTGTCGATTCTGGAAGTAGTGATAAAACCATCGATATTTGCAAAGAATACACTGAAAAAATATTTTACAATCCATGGCCAGGTCATATAACTCAAAAAAACATTGCTATAGATAAGGCAGCCTATCTATGGATATTATCAATAGATGCTGATGAGCGGATCACTCCTGAGCTTGCCAAGGAGATAAAAGAAGTGCTGCAATACCCAAAAGCCGATGCCTATGCTATGCCGCGCCATGTCTTTTATTTAGGCAGATGGATATACCACTCCGGATGGTATCCTGACTATAAAGTAAGGCTCTTCAAGAAAAATAATGCTAGATGGGGAGGGGTAAACCCCCATGATACAGTTATTGTAGATGGGAAGCTAGGACATCTTAACGGTAACCTGGTTCATTACTCTTACAAAAATATTTCACATCATGTAAATACAATAAACAATTTTACTACCATTAGTGCCGGAGAATATTTAAAACTAGGCAAAAGAGCCAGCTTGTGGAATATTACATTGAGGCCAGCCGGTACATTTCTCAAAAAATATATCCTGAAACAAGGCTTCAGGGATGGACTTCCAGGTTTTATCATAGCTGTATCTTCGGCTTATTATGTGTTTTTAAAATACGCAAAACTCTGGGAGTTAATTAATATAATCGACTACCAGGACACAAAGAAAGGTATAAAGAAAAGATAAATAACGATAAAAGACTTTGCTTTTAAATTAGGCCTTCGGCGACTTTTGTTCTTTATTAAACTGTAGGGCAAGGCTTTAGCCTTGCTTCCCCGCTGGAATGTACCTGGGTAAGAGCAACCCTAAAGGGTTGCCCTACGGAATTGAAATTCCTATACATTAAATTAGGTTAGGTTTTAAAAGACAAAACTCAAAGAATTTTCTTTTTTACCCACCTCTAAATCCCCTCCCAAGAGGGGACTTTTTATTCTCCTGTAGAGACGCAAGATTTTGCGTCTCTACAATCAGGGTTAGGGGTATGTTAACGGTATAATGGAAAACTTTGAAATTCCTATACATTTAAAGTAGAAATTGAAAATCCTCCACATAAATACTGAAAAGACCTGGCGAGGCGGAGAACAGCAAGTTCTTTACCTGGTTAAGGGATTGAGAAATCGGGGATATGAATCAGGCATCATATGCCAGCCTAATAGTCCTCTAGCGGAAAGAGCAAAGGCAGAGAAACTATGGGTTGATGAAGTAAGGATGAGGGGCAGTGCCGACCCCTGTGCCATCTTCTCTCTAGCTAAATTATTGAGAAGAGGCTATGATATTTTACATCTCCATACATCCAATGCCCATACTCTGGGGCTTCTAGCATCCATGCTAACGAAAGGCCATAAAACAGTAGTCTCAAGGAGGGTCAGTTTTCCTATCAAGCATTCTTTGAGAAGGCTTAAATACATGGGTATTGATAAGGTAATTGCTGTATCTGAAGATATAAGAAAGAGCCTCATACATTGCGGCATCCCTCCTCAATTAGTAGTAACGATACACAGCGCCATAGACCTTAATCGTTACAAAAAAAGAAATTGTGAGCCATCAGAACCCGTAGTAGGAATTGTTGCCCATCTTGCCGAACATAAAGGACATAGATACTTTTTGGAAGCTGCAAAAGAAGTCTCAACCATTATTCCTACTGCACGTTTTTTGGTGATTGGTGATGGAGAGAAAAGAGAAGAGTTAGAGCGATATGCAAAGAATTTGGATATTGCTGAGAGGGTATCATTTCTTGGTTTTCAAAAGGATATTCCTCAGGTAATTTCCCTGTGCACAATTACCGTCTTATCTTCCATTAGTGGTGAAGGCTCGCCAGGTGTGCTTAAGGAATCAATGGCTACAGGCGTGCCGGTTATTACAACGAATGTTGGAGGAAGCGTGGAGATTGTGGAAGATGGTATTACTGGTCTCGTAGTTCCCCCTATGAACTCAAAAGCCCTGGCATTGGCCATGATAAAGCTCTTAACCAATGATAAATTAAGGAAGAACCTGGCACATGAAGGTCTCAGGAAAGTAAATGAATTTTCCGTAGATAGAATGGTTGAAAAGACCGAAGCTGTGTATAAAAGCCTTTTATCATAACCATGAAAATATTTCTTACATGGAGCAAATTAATGATATATAACTGGTATAGACGAGAAATAAGAAAAACTTTATCTCGCCACCTACCATACATCAATCTATTTTACGCCGGAGTGTAACTATGGATTTTGTTAAATTTTACCGGGATGGATATAAGCTTTCTATTGATGAACGATTTCAAGGTATTACAAAATGGCTCCTGGAAAATATTTATAAAAAAGAATCACATCCTTTTCATACATCCCGCCATTCCATAGTCTGGAAGACTTATTATCCTGCACTTGGTGAATTGTTTATAAAAACCTTCAAGTCTGAGGGCTTTTTATTTAAGATAAAAGACCTTTTTAGAGGATCCAGGGCCTATCGGGCATGGAAAGCGGGGGAAATGTTAGAGAGTAACGGCTTTTGTGCTCCTGAGGTAGTAGCTATTGGAGAAAAAAGGAGTTTTGGGTTATTACAGGAATCTTTTTTGGTTACACTTCCAGTCAAAGGGTCTTCCCTCATGGAGGCGTTCTCATCACTTACTAGCCTTAAGGCAAAACGTGAAATGGTGTATCAGTTAGGGAGGGAAATAGGAAAGTTACATAAATTTAGCATTATCCATGGAGATCTCCTCCCAGTAAATATATTTATTGTAATGGCTGAAGGAAGATATCTTGTCTATCTTCTCGATAACGAGAGAACAAAACAGGTCTCTATCATTACAGCAAAACATCGGATTAAAAACCTGGTACAACTCAATAGAATGGTAGTCCCCGGGATAACCGCTTCTGACAGGATAAGATTTTTCGATGCTTATTTGGAAGAAAATCAGTCCCTTAAATCTGATAGAAATCGGATACTAAAAAGAATAGGAGAAATTACGGTCAAAAGGGTTATGAAGCATAGAAAAATACCCTTAGAGAAGAGGAATGGGATAACTTTCAGAGCACTTATGGCCTGGAAGTAAAATAATACGAAGAATTTTAACATCAAGGATCTTATAATAAAATATGCGAGTTGCAGTAATAGGATATGGCACTGAAAATACGGCAAGCACGGTTTTCCGATACCGCGCTTGTCAGAAGATGTGGGCTGAAGATGGCCATCTGCTCGATATTTATTATATCAAAAAAGTTACTAAAGATTTCTGGTCACGAATAAAATCTTACGATGCTATCATAAATCAAAAAGCGCTTTTAAGGCCGTCATTTGGACGGAAACTATTCGCCATCGGTATACCCGTATTCTTCGACTTTGATGATGCTATATGGACTCGGCCAAAAAAACCTTATTCGTGGTTTACCCAACTCAAAGTAAATTGTAGAATTAGGTATTGGTTTAAGCACGTTGGAATAATCACAGCCAATCGAGTCCTGGCAGATTTTGCCAATACATTTACCGACCGTGTTTATGTTGTGCCGATGGCCCTTGATTTAAGTATTTGGAAACCAGCTCCAAAATTACCGAAAAAGGAGATTATTATAGGTTGGGCAGGCTCTCCCGGAAATCTCTGGCATCTGGAAAAACTTCAAAGCGTTCTTGAAGAAGTCCTTACAACATACCAACAGACACGCTTAGCTGTTTTTTCAGGAAAAAAGCCTGATTTCACTATCCCGTTCGACTACTATAAATACGAACCCGGTAAGGAAGCAGGATTTATTCAATCACTCGACATTGGATTGCTCCCCCTTGAATACGAACCATATTCAATGGGCAAATCACCACTTAAGGCCTTACAGTATCTCAGTTGTGGAGTTCCTGTCGTGGGTAACATTAAAGGAGCTGCAAGCGAATTCTTAACTAACAAGAATAGTATTTCGGTAAACTCAATAACTGAATGGAAAGCGGCTTTAGGACGATTGATTGAAAATCAGGCAGAAATTAACCAGTTAGGAAATGCAGGTATAGAATATATCCGGAAGCATCATAATTTATACGATACATCGAAAGAGCTCCAAAATATTATTGGTAAAAAATTAAGCAGCGTTTAAATTTATTGAATGGAGCAGGTAAGGATTGAAAATTGCCCTGGTCTATCCGAAATATACCACACATGGAGGCACTGAACGATTTATCTTTACCTTTGCCAGACAACTCCTTGATATGGGACATGAGGTGCATCTTATCGTAG is a window from the Candidatus Jettenia sp. genome containing:
- a CDS encoding Uma2 family endonuclease; its protein translation is MVYPLIKKSARKYTWNDYLSWPDDERWEIIDGVAYNMTPAPTVKHQVIAGKFFSRLEQQLTNKPCRPFIAPVDVILTEYDIAQPDVFVVCDKNKITDKNIQGAPDFVIEILSPFTALKDLREKKQLYERCGVREYLVVDPLEEYIERFWLDADAMYTKGEIFGPHEVFSCKSLEGVEINLWEIFEVERLKE
- a CDS encoding type II toxin-antitoxin system HicB family antitoxin, whose product is MKYKVNIKKTEEGYAVWVPGMPGCWSQGKTEEEALENIKDAIQAYLQTVDELSKDKESRYVEVK
- a CDS encoding putative toxin-antitoxin system toxin component, PIN family, yielding MAKAKIVQLGKKIFVCRDIEDNVLLECCIEANANILITGDRDLLSLKNLPYSFKILTPRKFIEEL
- a CDS encoding DUF6516 family protein; the encoded protein is MIVNIGKLKEIAEIEFSDIVEDMIITDVNQCRIVLKDSSFIDVWYSLKISGRYSYHWERKHIDGSIYRHDNAPHKKWQYTRTFPKHFHDGEEEKVIESNINEIPDEGLREFLLFVRQKLNRLT
- a CDS encoding DUF433 domain-containing protein; the protein is MRITVYDILSYLAAGMTTGEILKISPT
- the ndk gene encoding nucleoside-diphosphate kinase, translated to MEKTLIILKPDAVQRRLLGKIIARFEEKGFQILGMKMMQIPESLARQHYAPHEGKDFFEPLIRYTTSAPVVVMALKGKNAIEIVRKMMGATFGSKAEPGTIRGDYAISNRFNLIHGSDSPASAEKEIGIFFKKEELFEYNLTDIQWVYDMSTGDIV
- a CDS encoding DUF4416 family protein, coding for MGQISLPKPANLIIGILTSIPELLFQIDKILEEYFCPIDIRSDILPFTFTEYYNEEMGKGIQRQFYSFKKLIMPDEIALIKVQTNTLEETIASSKKYPVQRPINIDPGYLNESRLILASTKDFSHRIYLRDGIYAEVTLNYRGGRYEAFPWTFPDYKSVDYQNFFLKVREVYVKKLKKRCQK
- a CDS encoding proline--tRNA ligase, giving the protein MKWSQTLIPTLKESPSEAEIDSHKLMIRAGLIRRITAGAYAYLPVGILVLNKVINIVREEMNRAGAVEVFLPALQPLDLLEESGRLSIFGDDLITFEDRHGKVTALGPTHEEIITDIVRNEISSYRQLPITLYQIQTKFRDETRPRFGVLRSKEFIMKDAYSFDVDYEGLNKSYKSMYDAYCRIFDRCGLDYIVVEADSGAMGGDVSHEFMVPSHVGEDVLIRCLQCGYSANRERAEAAPIPPENHMTPQLLKEVPTPNKRTIQEVSDFLQVKQNRMVKTMIYISNGQPIAILLRGDHEVNETKLTKVLGQETLALADHNTIEHITGAPVGFAGPVGLPVKIIADQAASVLCNFVTGANKPDMHLFNVNPERDFVIDQIADVRYVAKGDRCPKCYHEIDISQGIEIGHVFKLGTKYSDALKAKFLDATGKEKSMIMGCYGIGVNRIIAGLIEISHDENGIIWPLSLAPYKVIIIPVNVNDTPSMQMANQIYDDLTNNADIEVLLDDRDQRPGVKFKDADLIGIPIKIVIGKKFTETKELEIKLRKSGETFLVSPEEVRVRVKSLFEMLSKP
- a CDS encoding glycosyltransferase family 2 protein, whose product is MEKLSVTIITLNEEENIRDALESVTWADEIIIVDSGSSDKTIDICKEYTEKIFYNPWPGHITQKNIAIDKAAYLWILSIDADERITPELAKEIKEVLQYPKADAYAMPRHVFYLGRWIYHSGWYPDYKVRLFKKNNARWGGVNPHDTVIVDGKLGHLNGNLVHYSYKNISHHVNTINNFTTISAGEYLKLGKRASLWNITLRPAGTFLKKYILKQGFRDGLPGFIIAVSSAYYVFLKYAKLWELINIIDYQDTKKGIKKR
- a CDS encoding glycosyltransferase; translated protein: MKILHINTEKTWRGGEQQVLYLVKGLRNRGYESGIICQPNSPLAERAKAEKLWVDEVRMRGSADPCAIFSLAKLLRRGYDILHLHTSNAHTLGLLASMLTKGHKTVVSRRVSFPIKHSLRRLKYMGIDKVIAVSEDIRKSLIHCGIPPQLVVTIHSAIDLNRYKKRNCEPSEPVVGIVAHLAEHKGHRYFLEAAKEVSTIIPTARFLVIGDGEKREELERYAKNLDIAERVSFLGFQKDIPQVISLCTITVLSSISGEGSPGVLKESMATGVPVITTNVGGSVEIVEDGITGLVVPPMNSKALALAMIKLLTNDKLRKNLAHEGLRKVNEFSVDRMVEKTEAVYKSLLS
- a CDS encoding lipopolysaccharide kinase InaA family protein encodes the protein MDFVKFYRDGYKLSIDERFQGITKWLLENIYKKESHPFHTSRHSIVWKTYYPALGELFIKTFKSEGFLFKIKDLFRGSRAYRAWKAGEMLESNGFCAPEVVAIGEKRSFGLLQESFLVTLPVKGSSLMEAFSSLTSLKAKREMVYQLGREIGKLHKFSIIHGDLLPVNIFIVMAEGRYLVYLLDNERTKQVSIITAKHRIKNLVQLNRMVVPGITASDRIRFFDAYLEENQSLKSDRNRILKRIGEITVKRVMKHRKIPLEKRNGITFRALMAWK
- a CDS encoding glycosyltransferase; the encoded protein is MRVAVIGYGTENTASTVFRYRACQKMWAEDGHLLDIYYIKKVTKDFWSRIKSYDAIINQKALLRPSFGRKLFAIGIPVFFDFDDAIWTRPKKPYSWFTQLKVNCRIRYWFKHVGIITANRVLADFANTFTDRVYVVPMALDLSIWKPAPKLPKKEIIIGWAGSPGNLWHLEKLQSVLEEVLTTYQQTRLAVFSGKKPDFTIPFDYYKYEPGKEAGFIQSLDIGLLPLEYEPYSMGKSPLKALQYLSCGVPVVGNIKGAASEFLTNKNSISVNSITEWKAALGRLIENQAEINQLGNAGIEYIRKHHNLYDTSKELQNIIGKKLSSV